The Haloferax volcanii DS2 DNA segment TCCATTCCTAAATCAAATTCTGGCTTCTAGCTTCATGCCCGAGTTGTTATTACTCCTTACGCGAGAGAGAACGCAAGACAAGAATGACTTCCGAATATTACTTCCAGTATTGGGAGACTGTGTCTTCTCAACGTACCAAGGAATATGATGAACTGAAAGATGGAGAGGCGCTTGGTGGGAAGCGCCCTATGATTCAGAATGACCGTTTTGAGATGTTGAAACGGCTATGCGACGAAGCCGGCATAGATGACTGGGTTGGAGAGATAGACCATACCGCTACATATCAATCAAACAAACAGAAGATAATGAACCGGTATGGTCTCTCTGGATTTGAGGTTGACCAGGAGCAGAAGCTCAAAAAATTAGAAGCGGAAGCAGAAGACCGAGAAGCGGAGGCTCCAGAAGATGCTCCGACTTCGTTTGAGGAGCAGATGCGTCAGCAATCCGGTGGGACAAAGCAGCCAGCAGACACAATTGAGGTTGAGTCAATTGATGGGGGTTCTGAGCAGCCAGCAAAGAACAAGCAACAAAATACTCAGTCCAATAAGTCACCGAGTGGACGACAGTCTCAGAAGTCACAAATATCTGCCTCAGCGTCCCTCTCCCTTTCTCAAGTTCGAAATAAATGTCTTAAAACGATTGAGGAAGCATATGCGGAAACCCAACCAGCTCTAATTGATGCTCTACCCGGGACTGGGAAAAGCTATGCTGCGGTAGAAGCGGCCTCAACCACAGAGACACCAATTACCATACTCACTTCTCGAGGACGAGAGGAGAGATACGCTGAAATCGAGTCTTGGTGTCAGACACACGGGCTATCCTCCAAAGTTCTACCTAGCGCTGACAAGGACTGCCCCACTTTTGCTGGAAAGCACGGCTCCCAGTTGAAAACACGGTTCAAGAAATATCGTGATTTGGGGGTTACAGTATCAGACCTACATGCTCATTGGAGTCCTCCGTGTCAGAATGAAAGTAGATGCCCCTACCAGTCTGCGTGGGACTTCCAACCGGAAGACTACGACGTAATTATGGGGTACTACACCCAAGCATACGTCGATAAAGTTACAGAGAACAGAGTCGTTGTCATTGATGAGATACCGTCAGACGCTTTTCTTACCCAATTCGAGGACCCACAAACTCCAATCACTAATTTTCTCCAACAAACAAACGGTATCCCCTTCCCAAATTATCACAGTCTAATCGCCAATAAAGACAGTCAAAAAGAGGAAACAGCACTCAAGTGGTTCGAAAATAGAGGAATTGACATTGGTGGTTCGAAGCAAATTCTTGACGCAAATACTAGTGACTACCACATTCACGCACCACTCTTGGTCTTAGGTATTCTCATCTCTGAACCCCTTGGAAACAACTGGAGTAGAGCCTCCTTGGGCGGCGGTCAAGTATTTGCTCACGACCAAAACGGGAACAAGATGTCTGTTCTCACGCCGCCAACTCT contains these protein-coding regions:
- a CDS encoding winged helix-turn-helix transcriptional regulator; translation: MTSEYYFQYWETVSSQRTKEYDELKDGEALGGKRPMIQNDRFEMLKRLCDEAGIDDWVGEIDHTATYQSNKQKIMNRYGLSGFEVDQEQKLKKLEAEAEDREAEAPEDAPTSFEEQMRQQSGGTKQPADTIEVESIDGGSEQPAKNKQQNTQSNKSPSGRQSQKSQISASASLSLSQVRNKCLKTIEEAYAETQPALIDALPGTGKSYAAVEAASTTETPITILTSRGREERYAEIESWCQTHGLSSKVLPSADKDCPTFAGKHGSQLKTRFKKYRDLGVTVSDLHAHWSPPCQNESRCPYQSAWDFQPEDYDVIMGYYTQAYVDKVTENRVVVIDEIPSDAFLTQFEDPQTPITNFLQQTNGIPFPNYHSLIANKDSQKEETALKWFENRGIDIGGSKQILDANTSDYHIHAPLLVLGILISEPLGNNWSRASLGGGQVFAHDQNGNKMSVLTPPTLTNAKNVIALDGTPTLRLYDLMFNVGFEQKQLLSDPEREEYIQDTQNLKIVQTELKYIRPYTSGSSVNVDRDEALLREVIAVHSDDPSVITSCKALRKLKATNIPISPNSTYYGNLRGSNELAKKDVGVILGSPHYGDEFIERWSALFGFEASGTKTGTAKSYGAFGDELLQHMRENEVLQAVFRFARDGSGATVYVNTAAIPPWLPREIALGVSRTRTSTEREIIDVLSNKGKASGTEIATKVDKHPNTVRSHLRTLQKEGIVRKTGKNKGTQWHDDGLSNANKYGAVDLNSITNKTYKIPIREIGDKIELKDELDMHLEQYGIDQAERDRLIGDVWMTDHRT